A portion of the Glycine max cultivar Williams 82 chromosome 10, Glycine_max_v4.0, whole genome shotgun sequence genome contains these proteins:
- the LOC100803054 gene encoding hippocampus abundant transcript-like protein 1 — translation MEGLGGLGHLFVTMFVTGFGGVIVLPAITDVTMAALCPGQDQCSLAIYLSGFQQAMAGVGSVVMTPLIGNLSDRYGRKALLTLPLTVSVIPQVILAYSRDTQFFYAYYVVKTLAAMAGEGSFHCLALAYVADKVPDGKRTSAFGILAGVGSASFVGGTLAARFLSTALTFQVASVLSMVALVYMRIFLKDSVPGGAIRQPLLKVVEESCAEDDSTPKSAGTFKKLPSLGDFICLLKCSPTFSQAAIVSFFNSLADGGLMAVLLYYLKARFQFNKNQFADLLMITGIGATLAQLFFMPILVPVIGEEKLLSTGLLISCINVFVYSIAWTAWVPYALAGCSVFAVFVRPSLCSIASKQVGPTEQGMVQGCLSAISSFANIIAPLIFSPLTALFLSEEAPFYFPGFSLMCLGLALMVAFFQSLMIRAVPPIAGGKISGNRCTDTLV, via the exons ATGGAAGGATTAGGAGGACTGGGCCACCTTTTTGTGACAATGTTTGTGACGGGGTTTGGTGGTGTCATAGTTCTTCCGGCAATCACCGACGTTACCATGGCTGCACTTTGCCCTGGCCAAGATCAGTGTTCCCTTGCCATTTACCTCTCTGGCTTCCAACAAGCT ATGGCTGGAGTGGGGTCAGTGGTGATGACACCATTAATAGGAAACTTGTCGGACCGATATGGCAGAAAAGCGTTGCTCACACTTCCTCTCACTGTCTCTGTCATTCCTCAAG TGATATTGGCATATAGCAGGGATACCCAATTCTTCTACGCGTACTATGTGGTGAAAACTCTGGCTGCCATGGCAGGCGAAGGGTCCTTCCACTGCCTGGCTCTTGCATACGTG GCAGACAAGGTTCCAGATGGGAAACGAACATCAGCATTCGGAATACTTGCTGGTGTTGGATCAGCATCGTTCGTTGGTGGAACATTAGCTGCTCGTTTCCTATCCACTGCTTTAACATTTCAG GTTGCTTCAGTCTTGTCAATGGTTGCATTGGTGTACATGAGAATTTTCCTTAAGGATAGTGTACCTGGTGGTGCCATCAGACAGCCATTATTGAAAGTGGTCGAGGAATCATGTGCTGAGGATGATTCAACACCAAAGTCAGCAGGAACATTTAAGAAACTGCCCTCACTGGGGGATTTtatttgtttgctcaagtgtaG CCCCACATTCTCCCAAGCAGCTATTGTTTCGTTCTTCAATAGTCTTGCAGATGGTGGCTTGATGGCTGTATTGCTG TATTATTTGAAGGCACGTTTTCAATTCAACAAGAACCAGTTTGCtgatttgttgatgattactGGGATTGGAGCCACTCTTGCACAA CTATTTTTCATGCCCATTTTAGTGCCTGTAATAGGAGAGGAGAAGCTGCTCTCCACAGGGCTCTTAATTAGCTGCATAAAT GTCTTCGTCTACAGCATAGCATGGACAGCATGG GTACCTTATGCTCTAGCAGGTTGCTCTGTGTTTGCAGTTTTTGTGCGCCCAAGT TTATGCAGCATTGCATCAAAACAAGTTGGACCTACTGAACAG GGAATGGTTCAAGGATGTCTTTCAGCAATTAGTTCCTTCGCCAACATCATTGCTCCATTAATTTTCAGTCCACTGACAG CCTTGTTCCTGTCAGAAGAAGCACCGTTTTATTTTCCTGGCTTCAGTCTAATGTGCCTTGGGCTAGCACTG ATGGTAGCATTTTTTCAGAGTCTAATGATTCGTGCTGTTCCTCCTATTGCGGGTGGCAAAATTAGCGGTAACCGCTGCACGGATACCTTGGTCTGA